From a region of the Thermodesulfatator atlanticus DSM 21156 genome:
- a CDS encoding prephenate dehydrogenase/arogenate dehydrogenase family protein produces the protein MSPVSKVRLGIIGGAGRMGRWFKRIFEAEGYEVLVADKGTPLSNQDLAKACDVVFVSVPMSAFEEVVKEIGPLLTEKQGLIDFCSLKKEQNEIMLAHTTCEVVAAHPLFGPGEKDLTNQKVALWPSRGKKWFNWFEEFLKAQKAQTIVVPPDDHDRIMAIVQVINHLMLLALGKLMGSAGLELELIQKLATPSFVRQLDIVARFADQDPYLYGLIQFDNPLGEEMRHKYLDILEELTAIADKKDMENFVKVFKEVQNLSHKLKLH, from the coding sequence ATGTCTCCTGTTTCTAAGGTTCGCCTGGGCATAATAGGCGGTGCCGGGCGCATGGGCCGCTGGTTCAAGCGTATTTTTGAAGCAGAAGGCTATGAAGTCTTGGTAGCAGATAAAGGAACACCTCTGTCCAATCAAGACCTAGCCAAAGCTTGTGACGTAGTCTTTGTCTCAGTCCCCATGTCTGCTTTTGAAGAAGTGGTCAAAGAAATAGGCCCTCTGCTCACAGAAAAACAGGGATTAATCGATTTTTGTTCGCTAAAAAAAGAACAAAACGAAATCATGCTGGCCCATACCACTTGTGAAGTGGTGGCGGCTCATCCTTTGTTTGGCCCTGGCGAAAAAGACCTTACCAACCAAAAAGTAGCCCTCTGGCCTTCAAGGGGCAAAAAATGGTTCAACTGGTTCGAGGAATTCCTTAAAGCCCAAAAAGCACAAACTATCGTAGTACCACCAGATGACCACGACCGTATTATGGCTATTGTTCAAGTGATAAACCATCTTATGTTGCTTGCCCTGGGAAAGTTGATGGGAAGCGCTGGGTTAGAGCTTGAGCTTATCCAAAAGCTTGCCACCCCAAGCTTTGTGCGCCAGCTTGACATTGTAGCACGCTTTGCCGACCAAGACCCTTATCTTTATGGCCTGATTCAGTTTGATAACCCTTTGGGTGAAGAAATGCGCCACAAGTATCTAGATATTCTCGAGGAACTAACTGCCATCGCAGATAAAAAAGACATGGAAAATTTCGTAAAGGTTTTTAAAGAGGTTCAAAACTTGAGCCACAAGCTCAAATTACACTAA
- a CDS encoding nucleotidyltransferase family protein, whose amino-acid sequence MKWPTKEKVWKALEKWALRLKKNENVCRIGVFGSYSRNDAGVGSDLDVVIILRQTDKPFYRRGTEFYPLDFPVPVDLLVYNEKEWQKMEKEGKRITKEVIWII is encoded by the coding sequence GTGAAATGGCCCACTAAAGAAAAAGTCTGGAAAGCTTTAGAAAAATGGGCCTTGAGACTGAAAAAAAACGAAAACGTCTGCAGGATAGGAGTTTTCGGCTCTTATAGCAGAAACGATGCAGGTGTAGGAAGCGATCTCGATGTTGTTATTATCCTGCGCCAGACAGATAAACCTTTTTATAGAAGGGGGACAGAATTTTACCCGCTTGATTTTCCTGTTCCCGTGGACTTGCTAGTTTATAACGAAAAAGAATGGCAAAAAATGGAAAAAGAAGGAAAACGCATAACCAAAGAAGTAATATGGATCATTTGA
- a CDS encoding HEPN domain-containing protein, with protein sequence MPSRAKDWFQQALRDLEQAEDSARARRHEWACFAAQQAAEKAVKSLHLYLGQEAWGHVIAKLLAELPQQVKVSDDLIHKAMVLDNFYIPTRYPNGHPEGAPFEHFGPIQSKQAIEYAREIIEFVRSEMAH encoded by the coding sequence ATGCCTTCACGAGCAAAAGACTGGTTTCAACAGGCATTACGGGACTTAGAACAGGCAGAGGATTCAGCACGTGCGAGAAGACACGAATGGGCATGTTTTGCAGCACAGCAAGCTGCTGAAAAAGCGGTAAAATCCCTTCACCTGTATCTTGGTCAAGAAGCCTGGGGGCACGTAATAGCAAAGCTTCTGGCAGAATTACCCCAGCAAGTAAAAGTTTCTGACGATTTGATTCATAAGGCGATGGTGCTTGACAATTTTTATATTCCAACACGTTATCCAAACGGCCACCCGGAAGGGGCCCCTTTTGAACACTTTGGACCAATACAAAGTAAACAGGCTATAGAGTATGCCCGTGAGATCATTGAATTCGTCCGTAGTGAAATGGCCCACTAA
- a CDS encoding AAA family ATPase: MEKTVIDGVTLHLSHPDELNLVCVGQEEVIKQILAAWMIIDEKDLPLNPRLVGKPGVGKTTLAYAAAKRLGREVYIFQATVDTRPEDLLITPVISDEGRIKYMASPIVSAMIRGGVAIIDEANRMSEKSWASLAPLLDSRRYVESIVAGIKIKAHPDFRICVTMNEDASTFEVPEYIHSRLQPQIYVDFPEAEEEYEMLKANLPFADEEILNYVVSFLQLAHRAGEAYSVRDGVNIARYAMKRLLGPDKNQDKKEVLKDSLAQILGQTALIFWPDQQEKPRLRPV, translated from the coding sequence ATGGAAAAAACCGTAATCGACGGCGTAACTTTACATCTTTCTCACCCTGACGAATTGAACTTGGTCTGCGTTGGCCAGGAAGAAGTCATCAAACAGATCCTTGCGGCCTGGATGATTATTGACGAAAAAGACCTCCCGCTTAATCCAAGGCTGGTAGGAAAACCAGGCGTAGGGAAAACCACCCTGGCATATGCCGCTGCCAAACGCCTTGGCCGCGAGGTCTATATCTTTCAGGCAACCGTTGACACCAGGCCAGAAGACCTTCTCATAACCCCGGTAATTTCTGACGAAGGTCGTATCAAATATATGGCAAGCCCTATTGTTTCGGCTATGATCCGTGGAGGAGTTGCTATCATTGACGAAGCAAACCGCATGAGCGAAAAAAGCTGGGCCTCCCTTGCACCACTGCTTGATTCACGACGTTACGTAGAATCCATTGTTGCCGGCATAAAGATCAAAGCACATCCAGATTTCCGCATCTGCGTAACCATGAACGAAGACGCTTCCACCTTTGAAGTGCCTGAGTATATCCACTCAAGGCTTCAGCCCCAAATATACGTTGATTTTCCGGAGGCTGAAGAAGAATACGAAATGCTTAAAGCCAACCTCCCTTTTGCTGACGAAGAAATACTCAACTACGTGGTTTCTTTTCTCCAACTCGCCCACAGGGCTGGCGAAGCTTATTCCGTGCGTGACGGGGTAAACATTGCCCGTTACGCTATGAAAAGGCTCCTAGGGCCAGACAAAAATCAGGACAAAAAAGAAGTTTTAAAAGACTCTTTGGCCCAAATCTTAGGACAAACAGCCCTTATCTTTTGGCCAGACCAGCAAGAAAAACCAAGACTTAGGCCGGTATAA
- the yihA gene encoding ribosome biogenesis GTP-binding protein YihA/YsxC, with amino-acid sequence MKPKVKQVVFEKSVFKPEDLPQPKLSEVAFLGRSNVGKSSLINAFLGQKKLARVSSTPGFTKAINFFRVDHRFWVVDLPGFGFAKVSPKVRAAWQKLIETYLSSPRRLKLLVLIFDIRREPDELDLLLLDYVKKIGRRFIVVLNKIDRAKKTARPNLKKKYLEKFGLKEEDVFLCSCKTKEGIAEVRQKIFEMLEE; translated from the coding sequence ATGAAACCAAAAGTTAAACAGGTCGTCTTTGAAAAAAGTGTTTTTAAGCCAGAGGACCTTCCTCAACCCAAACTATCTGAGGTGGCCTTTTTGGGTCGCTCAAACGTTGGGAAATCTTCTTTGATTAATGCTTTTTTAGGGCAAAAAAAGCTGGCCCGTGTTTCTTCTACCCCTGGATTTACTAAGGCTATTAATTTTTTTCGGGTGGATCATCGTTTTTGGGTGGTGGATTTGCCAGGTTTTGGCTTTGCAAAAGTGTCTCCCAAGGTGCGTGCAGCCTGGCAAAAACTCATTGAAACCTATCTTTCTTCTCCGAGGCGGCTTAAACTTTTGGTTTTGATTTTTGATATTAGAAGAGAGCCCGACGAGCTAGACTTGCTGCTCCTTGATTATGTAAAAAAGATTGGTCGCCGTTTCATTGTTGTTTTAAACAAGATCGACCGCGCTAAAAAAACCGCAAGACCTAATCTCAAAAAAAAGTATTTGGAAAAATTTGGCTTAAAAGAGGAAGATGTTTTCCTTTGTTCCTGCAAGACTAAAGAAGGAATTGCTGAAGTGCGCCAAAAAATTTTTGAGATGCTAGAAGAATAA
- the nrfD gene encoding NrfD/PsrC family molybdoenzyme membrane anchor subunit — MAETREAVIGRELAIAPSKANTWLALIFGLIFAVGTAVGIYGFIAGHEHVFGITREVPWGVLISTYVFFVVTSTGLCLTSSIGHVFGVKSLMPIASRSVFLAIATILSGFAVIAFELENPWRMAIYNIISPNLTSNIWWMGTLYGAYLFFMLVEFALLKMGHHRKAGLAGLMGVIAGVAAHSNLGAVFGLVGAKEFWHGPYMPIYFIASAMMSGGAAIIFFTWLAYKVNGWEIDAKTRKALEVTGKIYALLLAIVMFFTTWKIIAGLAGQPPGKYEATMALIAGPYAFNFWFFEIGLGLVLPFVVILAVKARNIPAMAIVSGLALLSIFVMRYDLVVVGQIVPHYEGLGIVDMPHLYHYSPTFLEWLVVLGGFGLCGMLFFMGERLFRGHLDEH, encoded by the coding sequence ATGGCAGAAACAAGAGAAGCAGTAATAGGTAGAGAGCTGGCTATTGCCCCTAGTAAAGCCAATACCTGGCTTGCCTTGATTTTCGGGCTCATCTTTGCTGTTGGCACTGCCGTGGGAATTTATGGCTTTATCGCGGGGCACGAACACGTTTTCGGCATTACCAGGGAAGTTCCCTGGGGGGTGCTCATTTCTACTTATGTCTTTTTCGTGGTCACCTCAACAGGGCTATGTCTTACCTCTTCTATTGGTCATGTTTTCGGAGTCAAAAGCCTCATGCCCATTGCCAGCCGGAGCGTTTTTTTGGCAATTGCCACTATTTTATCTGGCTTTGCTGTCATAGCTTTTGAGCTGGAAAACCCCTGGCGGATGGCTATTTATAACATTATTTCTCCTAACCTGACCTCAAATATCTGGTGGATGGGAACCCTCTACGGAGCTTATCTTTTCTTTATGTTAGTTGAGTTTGCCCTTTTAAAAATGGGACATCATCGCAAAGCCGGGCTTGCCGGGCTTATGGGAGTTATAGCTGGCGTTGCGGCACACAGTAACCTTGGAGCCGTATTTGGCCTGGTTGGTGCAAAAGAATTTTGGCATGGCCCATACATGCCCATCTATTTCATCGCCTCAGCCATGATGAGCGGCGGAGCTGCTATCATCTTTTTCACCTGGCTCGCTTATAAAGTAAATGGCTGGGAAATAGATGCCAAAACAAGAAAAGCCTTAGAGGTTACCGGAAAAATCTATGCCCTTCTTTTGGCCATTGTCATGTTTTTCACCACCTGGAAAATCATTGCCGGCCTAGCTGGGCAGCCTCCTGGCAAATACGAAGCCACCATGGCGCTTATCGCTGGCCCCTACGCCTTTAATTTTTGGTTCTTCGAAATAGGTCTCGGTCTGGTGCTCCCCTTTGTAGTAATTCTTGCGGTAAAAGCCCGCAATATCCCTGCCATGGCTATTGTCTCAGGTCTTGCTCTTCTTTCCATCTTTGTTATGCGCTATGATTTGGTAGTAGTTGGCCAAATAGTGCCCCATTACGAAGGATTAGGTATCGTGGATATGCCTCACCTTTACCACTACAGCCCCACTTTTCTTGAATGGCTTGTGGTGCTTGGAGGTTTTGGTCTATGTGGCATGCTTTTCTTTATGGGAGAAAGACTTTTCCGCGGACACCTTGACGAACATTAA
- a CDS encoding MerR family transcriptional regulator has product MKKDEAIFSIGTAAKILEVHPRTLRIYEKEGLIRPVRRGTRRYYSMDNIQWINCLRKMIHEKGLNLAGIKELLKYAPCWSIIDCPPEVRNRCTAYLSAVGKNEKEQ; this is encoded by the coding sequence ATGAAAAAAGATGAAGCTATTTTCTCCATAGGTACTGCAGCCAAAATCTTGGAAGTCCATCCCCGCACTTTGCGCATATATGAAAAAGAAGGTCTAATCAGACCTGTTCGTCGTGGCACTCGGCGCTACTATTCTATGGACAATATCCAGTGGATTAACTGTTTGCGAAAAATGATTCACGAAAAGGGCTTAAATTTAGCAGGTATCAAAGAGCTTCTAAAATATGCCCCTTGCTGGAGCATTATAGATTGTCCCCCTGAAGTGCGTAACAGGTGCACTGCTTATTTATCTGCAGTTGGAAAAAACGAAAAAGAACAATAG
- the nrfD gene encoding NrfD/PsrC family molybdoenzyme membrane anchor subunit codes for MAETRVETLKPFQVDIRFATPRITLLTVIALFLTLVGVAAGVWGLLIGHHHICNTTREIPWGILISGYIYFAIMSTGLCILSVLGHLFGGTSLLPLANRALYLSIAAIIAGFTIIGLELESPWRMFWMAITPNPTSNIMWMGALYGACVAFMLLEFSLIISKRYGLAFALGVLGALTEIAANTNLGAVFALISAKPFWYGAQLPIYFICSALMSGAAALIFFNYIAYEVRKQPMDEAMQKATSAAGKVLLLFLVAVSLATIWRFLAIFTGGSDQGRLAAMALLNGPLSFNFWFFEIALGLVLPIVILVLGGLRNIHALFLASLVTLLGAFFQRYDLVVAGQIVHPYYGLFEDIPKYLSYSPSIYEILMIIGGFSLLATAFLLGERYFAGVFESREH; via the coding sequence ATGGCTGAAACAAGAGTAGAAACACTTAAACCTTTTCAGGTGGACATCAGGTTTGCCACCCCGAGAATCACCCTTCTAACTGTTATCGCTCTGTTTCTAACTTTGGTAGGGGTGGCAGCAGGTGTTTGGGGGCTACTTATTGGCCATCACCACATTTGTAATACCACCAGAGAAATTCCTTGGGGAATACTGATTTCTGGTTACATCTACTTCGCCATTATGTCCACAGGGCTTTGTATTCTCTCGGTGCTGGGGCATCTTTTTGGCGGAACGTCTCTTTTACCCCTTGCCAATAGGGCCCTTTATTTATCAATTGCAGCGATCATTGCGGGATTCACCATTATCGGCCTTGAACTAGAAAGCCCCTGGCGCATGTTCTGGATGGCCATAACCCCTAACCCCACTTCTAACATCATGTGGATGGGTGCTTTATATGGCGCTTGCGTAGCCTTTATGCTTTTGGAATTTAGCCTGATTATTTCGAAACGCTACGGCCTAGCATTTGCACTGGGCGTCCTAGGAGCTCTTACCGAGATCGCTGCTAACACCAATCTCGGCGCAGTCTTTGCCCTTATTTCAGCCAAACCTTTCTGGTATGGTGCACAGCTTCCTATCTATTTCATCTGTTCTGCCCTGATGAGTGGTGCCGCCGCTTTGATTTTCTTTAACTACATTGCTTACGAAGTCCGCAAACAACCAATGGACGAAGCTATGCAAAAAGCTACCTCTGCCGCAGGCAAGGTCCTCCTGCTCTTCTTGGTAGCAGTATCTCTAGCCACTATCTGGCGGTTTTTGGCCATTTTCACCGGTGGCTCTGACCAGGGAAGACTTGCCGCAATGGCCTTATTAAATGGCCCCTTGTCTTTTAACTTCTGGTTCTTTGAGATCGCCCTGGGCCTTGTCCTTCCCATAGTAATCCTGGTTTTGGGCGGACTTAGAAATATCCACGCTTTATTTTTAGCCTCTTTGGTAACGCTTCTAGGTGCCTTTTTCCAAAGATATGATTTGGTAGTAGCAGGCCAGATCGTACATCCTTACTACGGATTATTCGAGGACATTCCAAAATATTTGTCTTATTCGCCATCTATTTACGAAATTTTAATGATTATTGGTGGATTCAGCTTACTTGCTACAGCTTTTCTTTTAGGTGAACGCTATTTTGCCGGGGTTTTTGAAAGCAGAGAACACTAA